One Salvia splendens isolate huo1 chromosome 12, SspV2, whole genome shotgun sequence genomic window carries:
- the LOC121757716 gene encoding uncharacterized protein LOC121757716, translating into MEKTDGIMTHSTMRIDRVETAVVEVTTRLGALEHQVSQIAQAVGKIRQPGQFPTTTIPNPKDCKVIYLRSGTSYESPPIPEVEAKEVPEEEIKEEEIELESPNMPSEVQPEAIILPKPKEVKIHFPQVVQKKKLDEKFAKFLEIFKRVHLNIPLIEALQQMPGYLKFLKEIMSKKKKLVDYEIVSLTENCIAIIQQKMPRKKKDPGSFNISYVIGNDRQTKALCDLGENINLMPLSFFRKLKFGVLKPTTITLQMADKTVKFPNGVLENVLVRVNDFIFPVDFVVLDMKEDPNVSLILGRPFLATGNALIDVTKGELTRRNGNKTVILSMLDKMKRHKMEESKRVEEVPLDIEE; encoded by the coding sequence ATGGAGAAGACCGATGGGATCATGACACACTCTACCATGAGGATTGATAGAGTTGAGACGGCGGTAGTGGAGGTCACCACAAGATTGGGGGCCTTGGAGCACCAAGTAAGTCAAATTGCTCAAGCCGTTGGGAAAATACGTCAACCGGGGCAATTTCCAACCACTACAATTCCAAACCCGAAAGATTGCAAGGTAATCTACTTGAGGAGTGGGACAAGCTATGAGAGTCCTCCTATACCCGAGGTGGAAGCTAAGGAAGTGCCGGAAGAAGAGATAAAAGAAGAGGAGATAGAGCTGGAGTCACCTAATATGCCATCTGAGGTTCAACCAGAGGCAATTATTCTACCTAAGCCAAAGGAAGTCAAAATTCATTTCCCTCAAGTGGTGCAAAAGAAGAAGTTAGATGAGAAGTTTGCAAAATTCCTTGAGATCTTCAAGAGGGTGCACCTCAATATTCCTCTTATTGAGGCTCTCCAACAAATGCCCGGCTATCTCAAGTTTTTGAAGGAGATTATgtccaagaagaagaagttggtTGATTATGAAATCGTGAGCTTGACCGAGAATTGTATTGCAATCATCCAACAAAAGATGCCGAGAAAGAAGAAGGATCCGGGGAGCTTCAACATCTCTTATGTGATCGGGAATGATAGGCAAACCAAGGCCTTATGTGATTTGGGGGAAAACATAAATCTCATGCCCCTAAGCTTCTTCCGGAAATTGAAGTTTGGTGTCTTGAAGCCGACCACCATCACCCTTCAAATGGCGGATAAAACCGTCAAGTTCCCCAATGGAGTCCTCGAGAATGTCTTAGTGAGGGTGAATGATTTTATCTTTCCCGTGGACTTTGTTGTCTTGGATATGAAGGAAGATCCAAATGTCTCTCTCATCCTTGGAAGGCCCTTCCTTGCAACCGGGAATGCTCTAATTGATGTCACTAAGGGAGAACTTACCCGTAGGAATGGAAACAAGACGGTCATCCTCTCTATGTTGGACAAGATGAAACGACACAAAATGGAAGAATCCAAGAGAGTGGAAGAGGTGCCGTTGGATATTGAAGAGTGA
- the LOC121757717 gene encoding uncharacterized protein LOC121757717, which produces MPNNFELKTTLIQFVEQRVFSGRPTEDPNRHLAKFLEIVNTTKLNGVPEDTIKLRLFPFSLSGYARDWFDNLEPGSVTSWDDLVQKFLDRFFPLSSTLNLQAEISHFKMKGQESMFEVWEKFNALLKKCPNHGLSPGHQVSLLQWMLEFIKSQLDFRSGGSFLDKGVDVCKKMLQRLAYTSKGWSSGRDGSMQVASVIDSDAFNLLNQQMMILNQKVDSISLGVAPIGEPQLLVEHVNYIHQGRNQVGNPRNFNNYRLDNGGGNYQQGYRPPFNAHPNLSYENPSNAI; this is translated from the coding sequence ATGCCAAACAATTTTGAGTTGAAGACGACATTGATTCAATTTGTAGAGCAACGTGTTTTCTCGGGAAGGCCCACGGAGGATCCTAATAGGCACTTAGCTAAATTCTTGGAGATTGTCAATACAACTAAACTTAATGGGGTTCCCGAAGATACAATCAAGCTTAGGCTATTCCCATTCTCATTATCGGGATATGCTAGAGATTGGTTTGATAACCTTGAGCCAGGCTCGGTTACAAGTTGGGACGACTTAGTCCAAAAGTTTTTGGATCGGTTCTTCCCTCTAAGCTCCACTCTCAACCTTCAAGCGGAGATCTCCCACTTTAAAATGAAGGGCCAAGAGTCTATGTTCGAGGTTTGGGAGAAATTCAACGCCTTGTTAAAGAAATGTCCCAACCATGGGCTATCTCCGGGCCATCAAGTGAGTCTTCTACAATGGATGCTCGAGTTTATCAAGAGTCAATTAGACTTTCGCTCGGGGGGATCattcttggacaagggggtgGATGTGTGCAAGAAGATGCTTCAAAGGCTTGCATACACTAGCAAGGGTTGGAGCTCGGGTCGAGATGGTTCAATGCAGGTAGCTTCGGTCATTGATTCGGACGCATTCAATCTCCTCAACCAACAAATGATGATTCTCAATCAAAAGGTGGATAGCATTAGTTTGGGGGTGGCACCCATCGGAGAGCCTCAACTGCTCGTTGAACATGTCAATTATATACATCAAGGACGAAACCAAGTGGGTAATCCAAGGAATTTCAACAATTATCGCCTTGACAATGGGGGTGGTAATTATCAACAAGGCTACCGTCCACCCTTCAATGCGCATCCAAACCTCTCATATGAAAATCCAAGTAATGCTATCTAA